From Haloarcula hispanica ATCC 33960, the proteins below share one genomic window:
- a CDS encoding ABC transporter ATP-binding protein, which translates to MTDPVLVGSELCVTRRGTRILDGVSLSVGSDAAMLVQGPSGAGKSTLFNVLGLLESPSSGRLEIDGRDASTLSERQRASLRRTTLGFVFQDFQLIGDLTARENASLPQEHAGDRDPDWLDTLFDRLGIAGLEHQYPATLSGGEKQRVAIARALANRPEVILADEPTGQLDPDTAESVLNLLFSMKESTETALVVISHDPQLAQRFDERLFIRGGTLVSDAASTPDASPSTETN; encoded by the coding sequence ATGACTGACCCCGTCCTCGTCGGCTCGGAGTTGTGTGTCACACGACGGGGCACCAGGATTCTCGACGGCGTCTCACTCTCGGTCGGGTCCGATGCGGCGATGCTCGTTCAGGGCCCTAGCGGGGCCGGCAAGTCGACGCTGTTCAACGTCCTCGGATTGCTAGAATCACCGTCTAGCGGTCGACTGGAGATCGACGGTCGGGACGCGAGTACCCTGTCCGAACGCCAGCGCGCGAGCCTGCGGCGGACGACGCTCGGGTTCGTCTTTCAGGACTTCCAGCTCATCGGCGATCTGACCGCTCGCGAGAACGCGTCGCTCCCGCAGGAACACGCGGGCGACCGCGACCCAGACTGGCTGGACACGCTGTTCGACCGCCTCGGTATCGCCGGGCTCGAACACCAGTACCCTGCGACGCTGAGCGGGGGCGAGAAACAGCGCGTCGCCATCGCACGGGCGCTCGCGAACCGCCCCGAGGTGATCCTCGCCGACGAGCCGACCGGGCAGCTAGATCCGGACACGGCCGAGTCGGTGCTGAACCTTCTGTTCAGCATGAAGGAATCGACGGAAACCGCGCTCGTCGTCATCAGCCACGACCCCCAACTGGCCCAGCGGTTCGACGAGCGGCTGTTCATCCGCGGCGGCACGCTCGTCTCCGATGCCGCCTCGACGCCGGACGCGAGCCCGTCCACGGAGACGAACTAA
- a CDS encoding DUF1616 domain-containing protein, with protein MAETQTWKLLLPRQLRHLPADLAGVIGVVILTNLAALLPVISDTPVRIVAGLVFVLFIPGYAFIAALFPEAGSGPTADDETVSDPRADGIDGIERVALSFGLSIALVPLVGLVLNFTPWGIRLLPILVSLSGLTLVLTAVAAVRRWAVPADERFRVPYRAWLSAGRAELFSPASRTDAVLNVLLVLSILLAAASVGYAVTVPKDGERFSEFYLLTEDEDGELVADGYPTEFQQGEGRSLIVGIGNQEHERTEYTVVAELQRVERVGNETQVRERSELRRFQPTLGHNETWHRQHEVTPEMTGEGLRLQYLLYRGSPPETVDQSTAYREVHLWVNVTG; from the coding sequence ATGGCTGAAACCCAGACGTGGAAACTACTCTTGCCACGTCAACTCCGCCACCTCCCGGCCGATCTGGCAGGCGTTATCGGCGTGGTGATTCTGACGAATCTGGCTGCCCTGCTGCCGGTCATCTCCGACACGCCGGTCCGCATCGTCGCCGGGCTCGTGTTTGTCCTCTTCATTCCCGGCTATGCGTTCATCGCAGCGCTGTTTCCGGAGGCCGGGAGCGGCCCCACGGCCGACGACGAGACCGTTTCGGATCCACGAGCCGACGGAATCGACGGTATCGAACGGGTCGCACTCTCGTTCGGACTCAGTATCGCCCTCGTTCCCTTGGTCGGCCTGGTATTGAATTTCACGCCGTGGGGTATCCGCCTGCTTCCGATTCTCGTGTCGCTCAGCGGGCTGACGCTCGTGTTGACCGCTGTCGCGGCTGTTCGACGCTGGGCGGTACCCGCTGACGAACGGTTTCGTGTCCCGTATCGTGCGTGGCTCAGTGCCGGACGTGCGGAGTTGTTCTCGCCGGCCTCACGGACGGACGCGGTCCTGAACGTGCTGTTGGTCCTGAGCATCCTGCTTGCGGCCGCCAGCGTCGGCTACGCGGTCACGGTACCAAAGGACGGCGAGCGGTTCAGCGAGTTCTACCTGCTGACCGAAGACGAAGACGGGGAACTCGTCGCTGACGGCTATCCGACGGAGTTTCAGCAGGGCGAAGGTCGCTCGTTGATCGTCGGTATCGGGAATCAGGAACACGAACGGACAGAGTACACCGTAGTCGCCGAGTTACAACGCGTCGAGCGCGTCGGCAACGAAACCCAGGTCCGGGAACGGTCGGAACTTCGGCGCTTCCAGCCGACCCTGGGCCACAACGAGACCTGGCACCGCCAGCACGAAGTGACGCCCGAGATGACTGGGGAGGGGCTTCGGCTCCAGTACCTGCTGTACCGCGGGTCACCACCTGAGACCGTGGACCAATCGACTGCGTACCGGGAAGTCCACCTCTGGGTGAACGTAACCGGCTGA